CATCCTGCCGCTCTCGGTAACCCCGGCGATCATCGGCACGATCTCCCGCCAGATCACCATCTGGAACCTCTGCATCTACAAGCCGGACGACAAGATCGCAGCCGACTACAAGGAAGCGATCCGCCAGCTGCAGCAGATCGCCGCCGGCACGCTCAAGCTCGATGCCGCAGGCGTCACCCCGGCCACCACCGGCAGCGCCGGCGCGCGGGTGACGGACCGTGAGCGCCCGATGACCGAGACGAGCCTCAAGGGGTTCATCTGATGATCGACGCGCTCACCGATCGGCTGACTGCCCGGGTGCCGGACCTTGCCGGCCGCATCGACGGCGCGGCCGAGTTCGCGGACCTGATGCAGACCAAGCGCCTCCCGGCCAGCGGCGTGCGCGCCTACGTCCTGCCGCTTGGCCTTGCCGGCCTCGCTGCCGACGCGGCCACCGGTGTCTTCCGCCAGAGCGTGCGCCGGGCGATCGCCGTGGTGCTGCTCACCCGGTCGGTGGATGCCGCCGGAGAACGCGCGCTCTCGCGCCTTGCGCCCCTGGTCGACGAGATCGTCGGTGCGGTGGCGGGCTGGGCGCCCGGCGACGAGACGGGCGTCTTCGAGCTGAGCCGCGCCAACATCATTCCGACCGACAGTGGCCTCTTGGGCTACCAGGTCGAGTTCACCATCGAAGACCAGCTGAGGATCACGCCATGACCGCGCCGAAACTCCCCAGCTCGGGTGGCAGCTACACCCGGGATGAGAAGGGCGAGCTGACGCTTGCCCAGGACCCGAAACCCACCACGGCCGCCAAAGCGGCAAAGGCGAAACCCGCCGCGAAAAGGGAGGCTTAAATGGCCCTGTACTTCCGCAAGAAGGTGCTGCTCGCCGCCATCGAGGCGAGCTATGGCTTGGACGAGGTTCCGACCGGCGCGGCCAACGCGATGCTGGCCTCGGAGATCTCGATCAACCCGATGGAGGGCTCGGACCTCGAGCGCGGCCACGACACGCCGTTCCTCGGCGCATCCGGCACCATCCCGACAGACCTGCACGCCACCATGACGTTCCGCGTCGAGTTGGCGGGCTCTGGCACCGCCGGCACCGCGCCGGCCTGGGGGCCGCTCCTCCGCGCCTGCGGCGTGGCCGAGACGCTGAACGCCAGCACCAGCGTGATCTACAACCCGATCTCGGGCGGCTTCGAGAGCGCCACGATCTACCTCAACATCGACGGCACCCTCTACGCCCTGGTCGGCGCGCGCGGCGATTGCAACATCACCGTCAATGCCTCGGCGATCCCGCAGCTGGAGTTCACCTTTACCGGCCTCTGGGTGAAGCCGGTCGCGGCCGCGCTGCCCAGTGCCGACTACTCGGCCTTCCTCAAGCCGCTCGCGGGCTCGAAGGCCAATACCCCGACCTTCACCATCGGCGGCACCAACCACGTGATGCGCAACTTCCGCCTCGGCCTCGGCAACGATGTCCAGGGCCGCTTCCTGATCGGCCCGGATGCCGAGCAGATCGTCATCGTGGACCGCAGTGACATGGTCGAGACGCAGATCGAGGCGGTCGCCCTGGCAACGCTCGATCCCTTCGCCCTGGCGCGCGACCAGGAGACCGTCGCCATCGCGCTGGCCCACGGCAAGACCGCCGGCAACATCGCAACCATCGACGTGCCCCAGGCACAGATGCAGCGCCCCTCGGGTCTGACCGAAGGTCAGGGCATCAAGGAATGGTCGCTCAACCTCGTGCCGCTGCCAGACGCCGGCAACGACCAGTGGACCCTCACCCTGACCTGACCCTGAAAGGAGCCGTCCCATGGCTTTCAAGATCGCAACCGAGCGCCGCTTCTCTGCACCTGTCCAGGTCCGCAGCGACGACTTTACCGCCCACTACCGGGTGCTGCCCGATGAAACCATCGCTGGCTTCGACTTCAACACGGCCGAGGGGCAGCGGGACTTCCTGCGCGCCTCTATCGCGGACCTCGAGGACGTGCTCGGTGAGGGCGATGCGCCGCTTGCCTACAGCGCCCAACTGCTCGAGCAGTTGCTCGGCTTCTCGGACGTCCGGCTCGCGCTGATGCGGTCCTACAACCGCGGCTACTTCGAGGCCAAAGCGGGAAACTGAAGTGGGCCGGGCGCGCCTGGGCGCTCGGCACGCTGGATGACGATGGCCGGGTCACGGTGGAGCTCAATAGCGACGCCGCCTTCTTCGGGATCGACCCGGCCGTTCTCCAGGCGGAGCCCGCACCCTCCGAGGCGGTCTGGGAAGAGCACACCGCCGTTGTGCAGGCGTTCCTCGCAATCCAGACGCAATGGAAGGTGCTGCCCCGCTTCGGCGATCGGCCCGTGTGGATCGGGCTCGATCACGGAGCGGCGGAGGCGGGCCTGAGGCTCGCCGGGATCGAGATGACCTCCGAGCAGTGGATGGAACTGCGGGTCATCGAGGCAGGCGCGAAAGCGGTATTGAACGGGGATTAAAGTGGCGCTCAGGTTCTTCGCACTCCTGCAGGCGGACGGCAAACAGGCCAAGGCCGAGGTCGATGGCCTGCGCGCTCAGACCGACAAGCTGACTGTCGCCCTGGACGAAGTGAGCGCCGAGGGCGCCGAGGCCAAGCGCGCCATCGATGACCTTGGCAGCAGCACGCGCACGACCACCACCAGCGTCACCGATCTTGGGTCCGAGACGAACAAGCTCGACACCGCGCTCGACAAGGTGACGGTCGATGGCAAGGCCACAGGCGATGCCATCCAGAAGATCGGCACCGAGACCCGGCAAACCACCTCGCTCTTTGCCCGGCTGCGCAGCTCTGCCTCCGCGACCTGGGCGCGCATCCGCGGCGGGGCGCAGGGGGCGGGCGACAGCACCAAGATCGCCGCCGGCAGCGTTGCCAACCTCACCGCGCAGTTCAACGACATCGGCGTCATGATGGCGGCGGGGCAGAACCCGCTGCAACTGGCGCTCCAGCAGGGCACCCAGATCAGCCAGGTCATCGGTCCGATGGGCGCGGGGGCGGCGGTGCGCGCGCTGGGCACGGCCTTCATGGGGTTGATCAATCCCGTGACGCTGATCACGGTTGGCACAATCGCCGCGGCGAGCGCCATGTCGAACTGGCTGACCAGTTCAAAGGACGAAGCCGAGTCGATGGAGGACGTGCTCGACCGGCTTGGCACCTCGATCGAGGACTTCGCCGATCTGTCGACGATGAGCCTCGACGACATGCGTAAGGCCTTCGGCAGCGCTGGGCAGGGTGCGCGGGAGCTGCACCGGGAATTGAAGTCCCTGGCTCTTGATAAGATGCTGCTCGACGCGTCAAAGGCGGGCGACAGTCTGGCCGATAGCCTCGACAGCGGAGTGCTGCGCCGGGCCTTTGCAGACAGCAACCGCAAACTGGCGCGCACCGGACGCGACCCGCTCCTCGACCAGATCAAGGCACAGATCGGTACTCTTGGCAGTGCCGATGGTATCGATCAGCAAATCGCCGCGGTGAAGACCCTGCAGGACACGCTGAAGGAAGCGGCCGGCGGGTTCGATAGCATGTCGATCGAGCAAAGGGCGCTCTACGACAGCCTGGCGAATATCCTGCCGACGCTGATGCGTATCAAGGCCCTCAGCTCAGCCATCCCGCAGGACGTCCGCGACCAGGCGGATGCGGCGGCGAAGGCCTATCTGCAGCGTCAGAAGGACACCGCCGAGGCGCAGTCGCAGCTCGACATCATGCGCGACCAGAACGCCGTTCAGCAGGCCTCGCTGCGCTATGGCGCGGACAGCGTCCAGGCCGAAAATGCCAAGGCGGATGCGGCGCGGCGGACGCTGGAAGAGCAGATTGCCGGTTGGAACGTCTCTGAGGACACGAAGAACGAACTGCGCGATGCGCTCGAGCACCAGCTCGACATGGAAGCCGCTGTTCGCAACACCGACCTGCTCGGCCTGTCGGATCAGGCACGACTGCTCGCCACCAACATGGGTATCGCTGCCGACGAGGCCGAGCGCTACAACGCCGCGCTGAACCAGAGCGCCGGCATGTCCGACGTGACGCCCGACGACGGCGGTCTCGGCTTCGGCGGTATCGGCTCGATCGAGGACCAGCAGAACTGGACCGGCTTCAACAACCTCGGGTACGGCAACCTCGACGGGCGCCCGCCGCGCAGCCGCACCGGCCTGCCGAAAGTGGACAAGAAGACCAAGACCCGGAAGGGCGGCAAGTCGGACCGAGATGCCGTCGCCGAGCTGATCGCCCGCGAGCAGGAAGAGCTCGACATCCTGCGCGAGATCGATCCCGTGCAGAAGGAGCTGATCCGCAACCGCGAAGTGCTGAAGGACGCCACCGAGGCCGAGCGCACGGCACTGGCCGAAGTCATCGGAACACGGATCGAGGAACAGGCGGCGCTCGACGACACCCAGGCGAAATACGATTCCTTCCGCAGCACCGGGGCGGATTTCTTCGCGGACATGGCGAAGGGCGGGGACGCGGCCACCGCCGCCGTCGCGCGCCTCGGCGACGCGCTGTATGACGCCGCGATGCAAGCGTTGCTCCTCGGGGAGGGGCCCTTCGCCTCGCTCCTCGGGGGCGGCGACAGCGGCGGTCTCATGGGCCAGCTCGCGAGCGCGATCGGGCTCGGCAAGGGCGCAGATGCGGGGGCAGCAGCTGCAGCCATCCCGGCGAACGCCGATGGCGGCATGCAGTATGGCCCTGGCGCCAGCCGCGCCGACAAGGGGCTCACCTGGATCAGCTCGGGCGAATTCATCGTCAACGCCCGGTCAACCTCCCGCCACCGGGCGCTGCTCGAGGCGATCAACTCCGGCAGCATGGGCAGCATTCCGGCCATGGCCAATGGCGGCATGTTCGGCGCCAGAGGTCGCACGGGCGCTGCTGGCCTCGCCGCGCCGGTGATCCAGACCCCGCCGGGCAAGCCGATGACCGCCAAGGTCGAAGAGGAGACCTTGCCCTCCGGCCAGCGCCGCGCCCGCTACGTGCTCTCCGATGCCGTCGCCGATGGCCTCACCGCGCCGGGCGGCAAGGGGCGCCGCACCATGCGCAACGCCTTTGGTCTGACCCCGAGGAGGCCGCGCCGATGAGTGTGCTTACTTGGCCCTCCAGCCTGCCGCGCCCGCTCCGGAGCGGTTACCAGGCGCAGAACGCCGATCCGCGCCTGC
The sequence above is a segment of the Alloyangia pacifica genome. Coding sequences within it:
- a CDS encoding gp436 family protein, with the translated sequence MAYTTQADLTERYGEAMLIDLTDRGETATGTVDADVVNRAISDADALIDGYLAGRYILPLSVTPAIIGTISRQITIWNLCIYKPDDKIAADYKEAIRQLQQIAAGTLKLDAAGVTPATTGSAGARVTDRERPMTETSLKGFI
- a CDS encoding phage tail terminator protein, yielding MIDALTDRLTARVPDLAGRIDGAAEFADLMQTKRLPASGVRAYVLPLGLAGLAADAATGVFRQSVRRAIAVVLLTRSVDAAGERALSRLAPLVDEIVGAVAGWAPGDETGVFELSRANIIPTDSGLLGYQVEFTIEDQLRITP
- a CDS encoding phage tail tube protein — encoded protein: MALYFRKKVLLAAIEASYGLDEVPTGAANAMLASEISINPMEGSDLERGHDTPFLGASGTIPTDLHATMTFRVELAGSGTAGTAPAWGPLLRACGVAETLNASTSVIYNPISGGFESATIYLNIDGTLYALVGARGDCNITVNASAIPQLEFTFTGLWVKPVAAALPSADYSAFLKPLAGSKANTPTFTIGGTNHVMRNFRLGLGNDVQGRFLIGPDAEQIVIVDRSDMVETQIEAVALATLDPFALARDQETVAIALAHGKTAGNIATIDVPQAQMQRPSGLTEGQGIKEWSLNLVPLPDAGNDQWTLTLT
- a CDS encoding DUF1799 domain-containing protein — protein: MELNSDAAFFGIDPAVLQAEPAPSEAVWEEHTAVVQAFLAIQTQWKVLPRFGDRPVWIGLDHGAAEAGLRLAGIEMTSEQWMELRVIEAGAKAVLNGD
- a CDS encoding phage tail length tape measure family protein, with protein sequence MALRFFALLQADGKQAKAEVDGLRAQTDKLTVALDEVSAEGAEAKRAIDDLGSSTRTTTTSVTDLGSETNKLDTALDKVTVDGKATGDAIQKIGTETRQTTSLFARLRSSASATWARIRGGAQGAGDSTKIAAGSVANLTAQFNDIGVMMAAGQNPLQLALQQGTQISQVIGPMGAGAAVRALGTAFMGLINPVTLITVGTIAAASAMSNWLTSSKDEAESMEDVLDRLGTSIEDFADLSTMSLDDMRKAFGSAGQGARELHRELKSLALDKMLLDASKAGDSLADSLDSGVLRRAFADSNRKLARTGRDPLLDQIKAQIGTLGSADGIDQQIAAVKTLQDTLKEAAGGFDSMSIEQRALYDSLANILPTLMRIKALSSAIPQDVRDQADAAAKAYLQRQKDTAEAQSQLDIMRDQNAVQQASLRYGADSVQAENAKADAARRTLEEQIAGWNVSEDTKNELRDALEHQLDMEAAVRNTDLLGLSDQARLLATNMGIAADEAERYNAALNQSAGMSDVTPDDGGLGFGGIGSIEDQQNWTGFNNLGYGNLDGRPPRSRTGLPKVDKKTKTRKGGKSDRDAVAELIAREQEELDILREIDPVQKELIRNREVLKDATEAERTALAEVIGTRIEEQAALDDTQAKYDSFRSTGADFFADMAKGGDAATAAVARLGDALYDAAMQALLLGEGPFASLLGGGDSGGLMGQLASAIGLGKGADAGAAAAAIPANADGGMQYGPGASRADKGLTWISSGEFIVNARSTSRHRALLEAINSGSMGSIPAMANGGMFGARGRTGAAGLAAPVIQTPPGKPMTAKVEEETLPSGQRRARYVLSDAVADGLTAPGGKGRRTMRNAFGLTPRRPRR